A genome region from Methylobacterium sp. FF17 includes the following:
- a CDS encoding 3-hydroxyacyl-CoA dehydrogenase NAD-binding domain-containing protein encodes MNLTNFRLETDADGIALATWDMPGRSMNVFTDAVMDELAQVINAVVADPAVKGCVIVSGKDNFSGGADLTMLQGLGRAFESLKAERGEEEAMRHFFEESRKLTLVFRKLETCGKPFAAAVHGICLGGAFELALACHYRVLSDDPKTRVGLPEIKVGLFPGGGGTQRVARLMQTGDALQMLFKGEQIRPLMAKNMGLAHEVAGRDEIVAKAKAWIAAGGSAIAPWDQPKFKAPSGKVYSPAGMMIWPPANAIYRRETHDNYPAAKAILASVYEGLQLPMDQALRVESRYFAHILRSKEAAAMIRTLFLSMGELNKGARRPKDVPATKIQRVGVVGAGFMGAGVAYVSAQAGMEVVLVDQSQEAAEKGKAYAHKLVTDQINKGRAKTADRDALLARIQTSADYADLSTCDLVIEAVFEDPAVKAEVIAKVEAVIRPDAIFASNTSTLPITGLAKTSARPEQFVGIHFFSPVEKMMLVEIIKGDQTGDPALAAALDYVRAIKKTPIVVNDARGFFANRCVGAYLLEGHTMLNEGIPAAMIENAGRQAGMPVGPLSLTDEVAVDLALKIVKATEAQLGADSIDPAQKALLTTLVEGEGRLGRKNKRGFYDYPEGAPKRLWPGLAEIQPTRVDPDAVDFTELKQRLLVVQALEAARTVGEGVVTDPREADVGSILGFGFAPFTGGALSYIDFMGAQTFVSLAQRLEAKHGPRFAVPQNLLDMAARNGTFYGDAAARKAA; translated from the coding sequence ATGAATCTCACCAACTTCCGCCTTGAGACCGATGCCGATGGGATCGCGCTGGCGACCTGGGACATGCCCGGCCGCTCCATGAACGTCTTCACCGATGCGGTGATGGACGAACTCGCCCAGGTCATCAACGCGGTGGTGGCGGATCCGGCCGTCAAGGGCTGCGTCATCGTCTCGGGCAAGGACAACTTCTCGGGCGGCGCCGACCTGACCATGCTCCAGGGCCTCGGGCGCGCCTTCGAATCCCTGAAGGCCGAGCGCGGCGAGGAGGAGGCGATGCGCCACTTCTTCGAGGAGTCGCGCAAGCTCACCCTGGTGTTCCGCAAGCTCGAGACCTGCGGCAAGCCCTTCGCGGCGGCGGTGCACGGCATCTGCCTCGGCGGGGCCTTCGAACTCGCCCTCGCCTGCCACTACCGGGTGCTGTCGGACGATCCCAAGACCCGCGTGGGCCTGCCCGAGATCAAGGTCGGCCTGTTTCCGGGCGGCGGCGGGACCCAGCGCGTGGCGCGCCTGATGCAGACGGGCGATGCCCTGCAGATGCTGTTCAAGGGCGAGCAGATCCGCCCGCTGATGGCGAAGAACATGGGCCTCGCCCACGAGGTGGCGGGCCGCGACGAGATCGTTGCCAAGGCCAAGGCCTGGATCGCGGCCGGCGGCTCGGCCATCGCGCCCTGGGACCAGCCGAAATTCAAGGCGCCTTCGGGCAAGGTCTACTCGCCGGCCGGCATGATGATCTGGCCGCCGGCCAACGCGATCTACCGGCGCGAGACCCACGACAACTACCCGGCCGCCAAGGCCATCCTTGCCTCGGTCTACGAGGGCCTGCAGCTGCCCATGGACCAGGCCCTGCGGGTCGAGAGCCGCTACTTCGCGCATATCCTGCGCAGCAAGGAAGCGGCGGCGATGATCCGCACGCTGTTCCTCTCCATGGGCGAACTCAACAAGGGCGCGCGCCGCCCGAAGGACGTGCCGGCCACGAAGATCCAGCGGGTCGGCGTCGTCGGAGCCGGCTTCATGGGCGCGGGCGTGGCCTATGTTAGCGCGCAGGCGGGCATGGAGGTCGTGCTCGTCGACCAGTCGCAGGAGGCGGCCGAGAAGGGCAAGGCCTACGCGCACAAGCTCGTCACCGACCAGATCAACAAGGGCCGCGCCAAGACCGCCGACCGGGACGCCCTCCTCGCCCGCATCCAGACGAGCGCCGACTACGCCGACCTCTCCACCTGCGACCTCGTCATCGAGGCGGTGTTCGAGGATCCGGCGGTGAAGGCCGAGGTGATCGCCAAGGTCGAGGCCGTGATCCGGCCCGACGCGATCTTCGCGTCCAACACCTCGACCCTGCCGATCACCGGCCTCGCCAAGACCTCGGCCCGGCCCGAGCAGTTCGTCGGCATCCACTTCTTCTCGCCGGTGGAGAAGATGATGCTGGTCGAAATCATCAAGGGCGACCAGACCGGGGATCCGGCGCTCGCCGCCGCGCTCGACTACGTGCGGGCGATCAAGAAGACGCCCATCGTGGTCAACGACGCGCGCGGCTTCTTCGCCAATCGCTGCGTCGGCGCCTACCTGCTGGAAGGCCACACGATGCTGAACGAGGGCATCCCGGCGGCGATGATCGAGAATGCCGGGCGCCAGGCGGGCATGCCGGTGGGTCCGCTCTCGCTCACCGACGAGGTGGCGGTGGATCTGGCCCTCAAGATCGTCAAGGCCACCGAGGCGCAACTCGGGGCCGACAGCATCGACCCGGCCCAGAAGGCGCTGCTCACCACCCTGGTGGAGGGCGAGGGTCGCCTCGGCCGCAAGAACAAGCGGGGCTTCTACGATTATCCCGAGGGTGCGCCGAAGCGCCTGTGGCCGGGCCTCGCCGAGATTCAGCCCACGCGGGTCGATCCCGACGCGGTGGATTTCACGGAGCTGAAGCAGCGCCTTCTGGTGGTGCAGGCGCTGGAAGCCGCCCGCACCGTCGGCGAGGGCGTGGTCACAGATCCGCGCGAGGCCGATGTCGGCTCGATCCTCGGCTTCGGCTTCGCGCCGTTCACCGGAGGCGCCCTCTCCTACATCGACTTCATGGGCGCGCAGACCTTCGTGTCCCTCGCCCAGCGCCTGGAGGCCAAGCACGGCCCGCGCTTCGCCGTGCCCCAGAACCTCCTCGACATGGCGGCCCGCAACGGCACCTTCTACGGGGACGCGGCGGCCCGCAAAGCAGCCTGA
- a CDS encoding acyl-CoA dehydrogenase C-terminal domain-containing protein yields MPSYKAPVEDVLFLLNDVLAFHRYDNLRGFADASADVIEAVLNEGAKLAETVLAPLNAIGDREGCTRHPDGSVTTPKGFKAAYDAYANGGWMGLSMPEAFGGQALPHTLNIAIQEFASAANLALGMYPGLTQGAMAALLVHGSEEQKATYLPQMVEGAWTGTMNLTEPHCGTDLGLLKTKAVPNGDGSYSLTGTKIFISAGEHDLSENIIHLVIARIEGAPAGTKGISLFVVPKFLVNADGSVGERNPVSCGSLEHKMGIHGNSTCVMNYDGAKGWLVGQENRGLNAMFVMMNEARLAVGVQGLGQSEVAYQNAVAYARDRLQGRSLTGAKAPEKAADPIIVHPDVRRTLMGIRAFNEAARALVLWTALQADIGHRSEDEAERQRAEDHMGLMTPVVKGVLTDRGFANAVEAQQMFGGHGYIEEWGMSQFVRDARIAMIYEGANGIQAMDLIGRKLPKDGGRAMMSFLGEVQTFLKDHGEDEGMKPFVAPLQAGLNDLQGATMWFMQNAFTKPDNAGAGATDYMHLLGLVALGYMWARIAKAALARQAEGPSETMAAKLVVGRFYMERMLPETGMRLTRIKAGSDTTMALGAEAF; encoded by the coding sequence ATGCCAAGCTACAAGGCGCCGGTCGAGGACGTCCTCTTCCTCCTGAACGACGTGCTCGCGTTCCATCGCTACGACAACCTGCGCGGGTTCGCGGATGCTTCCGCCGACGTGATCGAAGCGGTGCTCAACGAGGGCGCCAAGCTCGCCGAGACCGTGCTCGCGCCGCTCAACGCCATCGGCGACCGGGAGGGCTGCACCCGCCACCCGGACGGAAGCGTGACGACGCCGAAGGGCTTCAAGGCGGCCTACGACGCCTATGCGAATGGCGGCTGGATGGGGCTGTCGATGCCCGAGGCGTTCGGCGGCCAGGCCCTACCCCACACCCTCAACATCGCGATCCAGGAATTCGCCTCGGCCGCCAACCTCGCGCTCGGCATGTATCCGGGCCTGACCCAGGGGGCGATGGCCGCCCTCCTCGTCCACGGCTCGGAGGAGCAGAAGGCGACCTACCTGCCCCAGATGGTCGAGGGCGCCTGGACCGGTACCATGAACCTCACCGAGCCGCATTGCGGCACGGATCTCGGCCTCCTCAAGACCAAGGCGGTGCCGAACGGCGACGGCTCCTACAGCCTCACCGGCACCAAGATCTTCATCTCGGCGGGCGAGCACGACCTCTCCGAGAACATCATCCACCTCGTCATCGCCCGCATCGAGGGCGCGCCGGCCGGCACCAAGGGCATCTCGCTCTTCGTGGTGCCGAAGTTCCTGGTGAACGCCGACGGCTCGGTCGGTGAACGCAACCCGGTCTCCTGCGGCTCCCTCGAGCACAAGATGGGCATCCACGGCAACTCCACCTGCGTCATGAACTACGACGGGGCGAAGGGCTGGCTCGTCGGCCAGGAGAATCGCGGCCTCAACGCGATGTTCGTGATGATGAACGAGGCCCGCCTCGCGGTCGGCGTGCAGGGACTCGGGCAATCCGAGGTCGCCTACCAGAACGCCGTCGCCTACGCGCGGGACCGGCTGCAGGGCCGTTCGCTCACGGGCGCCAAGGCGCCCGAGAAGGCCGCCGATCCGATCATCGTCCACCCGGACGTGCGCCGGACGCTCATGGGCATCCGCGCCTTCAACGAGGCCGCCCGCGCCCTCGTGCTCTGGACCGCGCTCCAGGCCGATATCGGCCATCGCTCCGAGGACGAGGCCGAGCGGCAGCGCGCGGAGGACCACATGGGCCTGATGACCCCCGTGGTGAAGGGCGTGCTCACCGACCGGGGCTTCGCCAACGCGGTCGAGGCCCAGCAGATGTTCGGCGGCCACGGCTACATCGAGGAATGGGGCATGTCGCAGTTCGTGCGCGATGCCCGCATCGCCATGATCTACGAGGGCGCCAACGGCATCCAGGCCATGGACCTGATCGGCCGCAAGCTGCCCAAGGACGGCGGCCGCGCCATGATGAGCTTCCTCGGCGAGGTCCAGACCTTCCTCAAGGACCACGGCGAAGACGAGGGCATGAAGCCCTTCGTCGCCCCGCTCCAGGCCGGGCTGAACGACCTCCAGGGCGCCACCATGTGGTTCATGCAGAACGCCTTCACCAAGCCCGACAACGCGGGCGCGGGGGCCACCGACTACATGCACCTCCTCGGCCTCGTGGCCCTCGGCTACATGTGGGCGCGCATCGCCAAGGCGGCCCTCGCCCGCCAGGCGGAAGGCCCGTCCGAGACGATGGCCGCCAAGCTGGTGGTCGGCCGCTTCTACATGGAGCGGATGCTGCCCGAGACCGGGATGCGGCTCACGCGCATCAAGGCGGGGTCGGACACGACGATGGCGCTCGGCGCCGAGGCGTTTTAG
- a CDS encoding DUF2059 domain-containing protein: protein MTRLLATLCLTTALCLPMAARADDAADRIAAAKDLVQKTTLKNLEVGFTGALEKTVAPMKEDKAEAVRKEIRAEFDKQRETMLDGLSKAYAEKFTLDELKHLSGIYGDKTYQKFQAINADPASSVTAVSQAAVTKLLNMLAIASAGDSQATGGAAPMPMPAR, encoded by the coding sequence ATGACGCGCCTGCTCGCCACCCTCTGCCTGACGACCGCCCTGTGCCTGCCGATGGCCGCCCGCGCCGACGATGCGGCCGACCGGATCGCGGCGGCCAAGGACCTCGTCCAGAAGACGACCCTGAAGAACCTGGAGGTCGGCTTCACCGGCGCGCTGGAGAAGACGGTCGCTCCGATGAAGGAGGACAAGGCCGAGGCGGTCCGCAAGGAGATCCGGGCCGAGTTCGACAAGCAGCGCGAGACCATGCTCGACGGCCTCTCGAAGGCCTACGCCGAGAAGTTCACCCTCGACGAGTTGAAGCACCTCTCGGGGATCTACGGCGACAAGACCTACCAGAAGTTCCAGGCGATCAACGCCGACCCGGCCTCCTCGGTGACGGCGGTTTCCCAGGCCGCGGTGACGAAGCTCCTGAACATGCTGGCCATCGCCTCGGCCGGCGATTCGCAGGCCACTGGGGGTGCCGCCCCCATGCCGATGCCGGCGCGCTGA
- a CDS encoding SEL1-like repeat protein, translated as MTRNATLSLDGFDPDVLEAARDVARRAGVPVETWIASIVEPESGPHQAAPHQAASHQDTPQQAAAREPTRPDKPAASVARSESPGEAPGPETRAEAAAPVAAPRAEAPAASAGLDSALSEMMRRLDALDRRVPRSLPEAGPATGGAAGRPAAESAPAATSEMALRLAEIERRMNEIGEQVAAPRAIGRRGRPAITEIRDAVSEIRQRQRELAGGAAQPEGRKAGPPAIAELQSETNRLRESIGGLASGRDVGALEQAMRALAAGVEKAQAPSELAAIAAPIELLRVQVERLAEDVAENVHARVAADVERLAAKVEGALHSAPAGLGEADAHAGLYRELDEIRRLIGSLAGPERIQSLAAGLQAISNQITQLQDGMPGKGGGYAELRPILEEIRSGLRSGPDAAIGERIEEMGAKLDALRGSAPVGFEGQSDAILHRLDALAEQVERVHINPVGDLIGRLEDLGATLRRPVVPGEDIASIHAMLHDLAVKLDRIGTGDGPRDEGLDALEQQVLALAQRIDTRDADPAIAGLERTMSDLLDQVSALRAEAPIEAAVERAARHAVAESMGAADPSEVGLLRASLADLRAHQVASEQRMQSTLTGVYAALERLVGRVGTPDGEGTGPASARTLRETLAERANSVTPRQEALRAERRQASSALHTGPDLPLEPGAGRPGRERPVEAGDAPIGAESDIKSSFIAAARRAAQAAQAEAAGQAGHLQAEVRDGPVEARRDSLLARLRGGIDRRRKPLLLGLAAIVLALGALQAVSARRPADPQLADSKVADSKVAETGLTQPTPEGAGAAPAQTSDTKAASDTKAADAKAGPKPLADPQTTQSLADPAAAPATGPSRIEVPRVPTLASLVPDLAAVPPALGKLRQATLDGDGSAAYDLAARAAEGRGMPRDGTLAAKIFEKLGSAGYAPAQYKLGSLHEKGVGLPRDLAQARLWYGRAAERGNARAMHNLAVIHAENPAVGGKPDFATAAQWFRRGAELGLRDSQYNLAVLYARGMGVQQDLEQSYLWFSAASGQGDVDAAKKRDDVALKLEPKALATAKAQAAAFKPKVPDPAANEPPAPIVLDNAMSLLGAPPPSPGTVAPARRI; from the coding sequence ATGACACGCAACGCCACGCTCAGCCTCGATGGTTTCGATCCCGACGTGCTCGAAGCCGCGCGCGACGTGGCCCGGCGCGCGGGCGTGCCGGTGGAGACCTGGATCGCCTCCATCGTCGAACCCGAAAGCGGCCCACATCAGGCCGCCCCCCACCAAGCCGCCTCTCACCAAGACACCCCACAGCAAGCCGCCGCACGCGAGCCGACCCGTCCGGACAAGCCCGCCGCATCCGTCGCCCGCTCCGAATCGCCCGGCGAGGCGCCGGGTCCGGAGACGCGCGCCGAGGCCGCCGCGCCGGTGGCGGCTCCGAGGGCCGAGGCGCCCGCCGCGAGCGCCGGCCTCGATTCCGCGCTGTCCGAGATGATGCGGCGCCTCGACGCCCTCGACCGGCGCGTCCCCCGGAGCCTCCCGGAAGCCGGCCCCGCGACGGGCGGCGCTGCCGGGCGCCCGGCCGCCGAATCCGCCCCGGCCGCGACCTCCGAGATGGCGCTGCGCCTCGCCGAGATCGAGCGGCGCATGAACGAGATCGGCGAGCAGGTCGCGGCGCCGCGTGCGATCGGCCGGCGCGGCCGTCCCGCCATCACCGAGATCCGCGATGCCGTCAGCGAGATCCGCCAGCGCCAGCGCGAACTCGCGGGCGGCGCGGCCCAGCCGGAGGGACGCAAAGCCGGCCCTCCCGCCATCGCCGAACTCCAGAGCGAGACGAACCGCCTGCGCGAATCGATCGGTGGCCTCGCCAGCGGCCGCGACGTCGGCGCCCTCGAACAGGCGATGCGCGCCCTCGCGGCGGGCGTCGAGAAGGCGCAGGCCCCGTCCGAACTCGCCGCCATCGCGGCGCCGATCGAGCTGCTGCGGGTGCAGGTCGAGCGCCTGGCCGAGGATGTGGCGGAGAACGTCCACGCCCGCGTGGCGGCGGATGTGGAGCGCCTCGCGGCGAAGGTGGAGGGCGCGCTCCACAGCGCGCCGGCCGGCCTCGGCGAGGCGGATGCCCATGCGGGCCTCTACCGCGAACTCGACGAGATCCGCCGCCTGATCGGATCGCTCGCCGGCCCCGAGCGGATTCAGAGCCTCGCCGCCGGCCTGCAGGCGATCAGCAACCAGATCACGCAGCTTCAGGACGGCATGCCCGGCAAGGGCGGCGGTTACGCCGAACTGCGCCCGATCCTCGAGGAGATCCGCAGCGGCCTCCGCTCCGGGCCGGACGCCGCCATCGGCGAGCGCATCGAGGAGATGGGGGCCAAGCTCGACGCCCTGCGCGGCAGCGCCCCCGTCGGCTTCGAGGGGCAATCCGACGCGATCCTCCATCGGCTCGACGCCCTCGCCGAGCAGGTCGAGCGGGTCCACATCAACCCGGTCGGCGACCTGATCGGGCGCCTGGAGGACCTCGGCGCCACCCTGCGCCGCCCCGTGGTGCCGGGCGAGGACATCGCCTCCATCCACGCCATGCTGCACGACCTCGCGGTCAAGCTCGACCGCATCGGCACCGGCGACGGCCCGCGCGACGAGGGCCTCGACGCCCTGGAGCAGCAGGTCCTGGCGCTGGCCCAGCGGATCGACACCCGTGACGCCGACCCGGCGATCGCCGGCCTCGAACGGACGATGAGCGACCTCCTCGATCAGGTCTCGGCCCTGCGCGCCGAGGCCCCCATCGAGGCGGCGGTGGAACGCGCCGCCCGCCACGCCGTCGCCGAGTCCATGGGGGCCGCCGACCCGAGCGAGGTCGGCCTGCTGCGCGCCAGCCTCGCCGACCTGCGCGCGCATCAGGTCGCGTCCGAGCAGCGGATGCAATCGACCCTCACGGGCGTCTATGCCGCGCTGGAGCGCCTGGTCGGCCGCGTCGGCACCCCCGACGGCGAAGGGACGGGTCCGGCCTCGGCGCGCACGCTGCGCGAGACCCTGGCCGAGCGCGCGAATTCCGTCACGCCGCGCCAGGAAGCCCTGCGCGCCGAACGGCGACAGGCTTCGAGCGCCCTCCACACCGGCCCTGACCTTCCCCTGGAGCCGGGGGCCGGTCGGCCCGGACGCGAGCGCCCGGTCGAGGCGGGTGACGCGCCGATCGGTGCTGAGAGCGACATCAAGAGCAGCTTCATCGCCGCCGCCCGGCGCGCGGCCCAGGCCGCCCAGGCCGAAGCTGCGGGGCAGGCCGGTCATCTGCAAGCCGAGGTTCGCGACGGGCCGGTGGAGGCCCGGCGGGACAGCCTGCTGGCGCGCCTGCGCGGTGGAATCGACCGCCGCCGCAAGCCCCTGCTCCTCGGACTGGCTGCCATCGTCCTGGCCCTGGGGGCCCTCCAGGCGGTGTCCGCCCGCCGCCCGGCCGATCCCCAGCTGGCCGATTCCAAGGTGGCCGATTCCAAGGTAGCCGAGACCGGCTTGACCCAGCCGACGCCCGAGGGCGCCGGCGCAGCGCCGGCACAAACGTCGGACACGAAGGCTGCCTCGGACACCAAGGCCGCCGATGCGAAGGCGGGCCCGAAGCCGCTCGCCGACCCGCAGACGACCCAGTCGCTCGCGGATCCGGCCGCCGCCCCTGCGACGGGCCCTTCCCGGATCGAGGTTCCGCGCGTGCCCACCCTCGCGAGCCTCGTCCCAGACCTCGCGGCCGTGCCGCCCGCCCTGGGCAAGCTGCGCCAGGCCACCCTCGACGGCGACGGCAGCGCCGCCTACGACCTCGCCGCGCGGGCCGCCGAAGGTCGCGGCATGCCGCGCGACGGCACGCTGGCCGCGAAGATCTTCGAGAAGCTCGGCTCGGCCGGCTACGCCCCGGCGCAGTACAAGCTCGGTAGCCTGCACGAGAAGGGCGTCGGCCTGCCGCGCGACCTCGCTCAGGCGAGGCTCTGGTACGGCCGCGCCGCCGAACGCGGCAATGCCCGCGCCATGCACAACCTCGCGGTCATCCACGCCGAGAACCCCGCCGTGGGCGGCAAGCCCGACTTCGCCACCGCCGCGCAGTGGTTCCGGCGCGGGGCCGAACTCGGCCTGCGGGACAGCCAGTACAACCTCGCCGTCCTCTACGCGCGCGGGATGGGCGTGCAGCAGGACCTGGAGCAATCCTACCTCTGGTTCTCGGCGGCCTCCGGCCAGGGCGACGTCGACGCCGCCAAGAAGCGCGACGACGTGGCCCTGAAGCTGGAGCCAAAGGCCCTCGCCACGGCGAAGGCCCAGGCCGCCGCCTTCAAGCCCAAGGTTCCGGATCCGGCCGCCAACGAGCCGCCGGCGCCGATCGTGCTCGACAACGCGATGAGCCTCCTCGGCGCGCCGCCGCCGAGCCCCGGGACGGTCGCGCCCGCCCGCCGGATCTGA
- a CDS encoding EAL domain-containing protein, whose product MIGRTGCQGCRDGAELDFAFTMAFQPILDLEANRVWGYEALVRGAGGESAASILNRVTPETVYRFDQAARVKAIELAGRLFPADAATRLSINFMPNAVYEPAACIRSSLEAARRAGFAHDRIMFEFTENEKFRDTAHVTRIVAEYRRQGFLTALDDFGAGFAGLNLLANFSPDLIKIDMDLLRGIDGDARRRVIVAGIIGIARSLGIAVIAEGVETQAELETLRGLGATLFQGYHFSKPQLEALPPVAGFSASGLPMDAHALAQVA is encoded by the coding sequence ATGATCGGACGCACCGGGTGCCAGGGCTGCCGTGACGGCGCCGAGCTCGATTTTGCCTTCACCATGGCGTTCCAGCCGATCCTCGATCTCGAAGCGAACCGGGTCTGGGGCTACGAAGCCCTGGTGCGCGGCGCCGGCGGCGAATCGGCGGCCTCCATCCTCAACCGGGTCACCCCCGAGACCGTCTACCGCTTCGACCAGGCGGCGCGGGTGAAGGCGATCGAGCTCGCCGGCCGCCTGTTCCCGGCCGACGCGGCCACCCGCCTGTCCATCAACTTCATGCCGAACGCCGTCTACGAGCCGGCGGCCTGCATCCGTTCGTCCCTGGAGGCGGCGCGGCGCGCGGGCTTCGCCCACGACCGGATCATGTTCGAGTTCACCGAGAACGAGAAGTTCCGCGATACCGCCCATGTCACCCGGATCGTGGCGGAGTATCGCCGCCAGGGCTTCCTCACGGCGCTCGACGATTTCGGCGCGGGCTTCGCCGGCCTGAACCTGCTGGCGAACTTCAGCCCCGACCTCATCAAGATCGACATGGACCTGCTGCGCGGCATCGACGGCGATGCCCGCCGCCGGGTCATCGTGGCGGGCATCATCGGGATCGCCCGGTCCCTCGGCATCGCGGTGATCGCCGAGGGCGTGGAGACCCAGGCCGAGCTCGAGACCCTGCGCGGCCTCGGCGCGACCCTGTTCCAGGGCTACCACTTCTCCAAGCCCCAGCTCGAGGCGCTGCCGCCGGTGGCCGGCTTCTCGGCCTCCGGTTTGCCGATGGACGCTCACGCCCTCGCGCAGGTGGCTTGA
- a CDS encoding acetyl-CoA C-acetyltransferase: MPEAFIYDHVRTPRGRGKPDGSLHEVTALRLAEVALRALKERNDLDTRRVDDVVLGCVDPVGEAGGDIARAAALVADYGTHVPGVQINRFCASGLDAVNFAAAQVMAGQHDMTVGGGVESMSRVGLGASGGAWPVDPAIAIKSWFMPQGVSADLIASKYGFSRDDCDAYAVESQKRSAASWAEGRFANAVVPVRDINGITLLAQDEHMRPSTDMQSLGQLKASFVQMGQMGGFDAVAIDAHPDVEMVDHVHHAGNSSGIVDGAAAVLIGSAEAGSAAGLKPRARIRAFANIGSDPALMLTGPVDVTKKVLARAGMSLSDIDLFEVNEAFAAVVLRFQQAFDVDPARINVCGGAIAMGHPLGATGAMILGTVLDELERTGKERALVTLCIGAGMGTATIIERV, encoded by the coding sequence ATGCCCGAGGCCTTCATCTACGACCACGTCCGGACCCCCCGGGGCCGCGGCAAGCCCGATGGGTCGCTGCACGAGGTGACGGCCCTGCGCCTCGCCGAGGTGGCGCTCCGCGCCCTCAAGGAGCGCAACGACCTCGATACCCGGCGCGTGGACGACGTGGTGCTCGGCTGCGTCGATCCCGTGGGCGAGGCCGGCGGCGACATCGCCCGCGCGGCGGCGCTGGTCGCCGATTACGGCACGCACGTGCCCGGCGTGCAGATCAACCGCTTCTGCGCCTCGGGCCTCGACGCGGTGAACTTCGCCGCCGCGCAGGTCATGGCCGGGCAGCACGACATGACGGTGGGCGGCGGCGTCGAATCCATGAGCCGTGTCGGCCTCGGCGCCTCGGGCGGCGCCTGGCCGGTGGACCCGGCCATCGCGATCAAGTCCTGGTTCATGCCCCAGGGCGTCTCGGCCGACCTCATCGCCTCGAAATACGGCTTCAGCCGCGACGATTGCGACGCCTACGCGGTCGAGTCGCAGAAGCGCTCCGCCGCCTCCTGGGCCGAGGGGCGCTTTGCCAACGCCGTCGTGCCCGTGCGCGACATCAACGGCATCACCCTGCTGGCCCAGGACGAGCACATGCGCCCGTCGACCGACATGCAGTCGCTCGGCCAGCTGAAGGCGTCCTTCGTGCAGATGGGCCAGATGGGTGGCTTCGACGCGGTGGCGATCGACGCGCATCCCGACGTCGAGATGGTCGACCACGTCCACCACGCCGGCAATTCCTCGGGCATCGTCGACGGCGCCGCCGCCGTGCTGATCGGCTCGGCCGAGGCCGGCAGCGCCGCCGGGCTGAAGCCCCGGGCTCGCATCCGCGCCTTCGCCAATATCGGCTCGGATCCGGCCCTGATGCTCACCGGCCCGGTCGACGTCACGAAGAAGGTGCTGGCCCGGGCCGGCATGAGCCTGTCCGACATCGACCTCTTCGAGGTCAACGAGGCCTTCGCCGCGGTGGTCCTGCGCTTCCAGCAGGCCTTCGACGTGGATCCGGCCCGGATCAACGTCTGCGGCGGCGCCATCGCCATGGGCCATCCGCTCGGCGCCACCGGCGCGATGATCCTCGGCACGGTGCTCGACGAACTAGAGCGCACCGGCAAGGAGCGCGCGCTCGTCACCCTGTGCATCGGCGCCGGCATGGGCACGGCGACCATCATCGAGCGGGTGTGA